ttcttgttattattatcattatcatcatcattattgataataatattattatttactaaaagcAGCAATAGCCAACGCTTCTGTTAGGCAGGGGCTTGACAAACACTCAAAGATATTTACAGAGCGGTTGCTGCTTAGACAATGAAAAACTGATGTGTAAAGTTTTCCCTgtacaaaaattgaaacttgCTCTTTTTACTACAGCAGTCAACAAATTCTTGTTAGTCTTCAACCAGCCAGTCATAGACATGTCATCCATAGTTTAAACTTCAAATGGGATATCTTTTAACTTACTCTTGAGAGGAGGGGTGTCATGAATCCACCTTGGAATATAAGTCCCATGCCTTATTTGCATCTAGCTCTACTTCCTCAATTATTCCATTAAGGTTCTATTATCAATGTTCAATAAAGTATTTCTAGAACTTGAATATAATAACTAGTCAATCATTAAAAGCTGATTACCTTGCAAAAAGAGACTAAGCATATTCCTGGGCACTCAATAATGCAGTATCAATAATCAGCTTTTTGCGAAGCACATGCAACCCTCTtactttatcatataattatatgcaaGTAAAACTAACAGCTTCACAACTTAGAATCTTCCAAATCCAGACAATGTAATCAAGTCTCCAACAGATTGAATTAAAGAAGATTCAATGATCGAACTACATGACTTGTAAAGATATTCtcatcattttgtttttatttaattataacaactCTTTGAACAGATTAGTGTCATTTCTAACTATACCTCtcatctttttaaaattgcaaaaaaaactTCCCATTAAATTTTCGTGATTGAGAAAACCTTAAAATTacctcattttttaattagatacaAAACAATCACAATCCTATATCTTTAAAATAACATACAACCTCCAAGTTTAGAAGTGGtagataaacaaaataaactttgAAGGAAGATTTTTATAGTTCATGATAAGTAAGGGTGTAGTCAATAATTACACTAACTTTCAGGGAGTTTCGGATAGTTAGCCATTTTCTTTAACTTCACTACATATTTCTTTCTAGACTACGCTGTTTATATGTATGACCTTTAACTTATATCAATTCAGCATAGCACAGCGTTCAAAGAGAAGAATTCCCTCCCCAAGGGGAAAGTAACTGCAAATTAACAAGGAAAACTGGCATGGAAAAGATAAAGGTAGAAGAAGCTCTAATTCATACCTGAATTTGATCCTGAACTTGAAGAACCATCTGAGAACAAGACTCCGAGATCTGACAAATCCGATCCGGTAACTTGGTAGCGTCACCGCTCCGGCCATCTCCTTTCAACCTCGGAAATCCCCAAAATCTCCTCCCTTTCACACATACTCTCCAAACAATTAGTGTAGTGATACACAACCTTTCATTACTAGCTACTAAATATGCGGAGcaccaagaaaaaagaaaactcgAGCGACGCAATATTATTCCAGACTTTATGGAATTACCGGTTTTCTCTTCAGAGAAGACAGCGAGGAGCATAACACAGTCGCCAGGCCTTGCAGCGTGATTGAGTGCCCAGGCCAACCCGCACTTTGAGATCACCTTCTCTGCTTTGACAGCCACGATCACTCTCGCCGCCGTCTCGCCGCCGCGTCCCGCCAGCTGGCCGGTAACTGGTGACTTTGGCGGGAACATCAGTGACCTCAGGTTGTCGGTACGGTGTGAACACGTGGGAGTGGTGGGGGGAGGGCGAGCGGTTTGGACCGTTTAGCACAGTTTTGAGTTATGTGTAGTGGGCGATGCGCTTTGAAATCAACTTTATATGTGTAAAATTGGCGctccaattttctttttttcttctatttttggtTTGGGAGTAAAGGTTGCAGTGGCGTCAAAACTGTCATTTTATATCTATAGCAGTCGTCCCTACAtacaaataatgaataattttttacgcTTTCaaatatctatctatattattataaaagaaaattttttgtcgtactaatttttgaatatccaaatttactcttattttctttcttccttttaaaaagtatttggtcaaattaataattttcaatattttttaataacttcataattattttatttttctcttaactACTCACTACTCCACATTTCTCTGTCACCTTATTTctccatatttattataatttgtaattaataatttattcttctttacaatttttttctcatcatcTTACAccatgatttttctttttatatgcttGCGGACACCACGTGCAatgataattagtattataaataagaataaaatatataaataaatatattatatttcaaatgaaaacgaagaaagaaaaaagaataaaaaactaaCTTAATGGTACTATtgacataacaaaaaattagtgtactAGTGTCACAACCGCCGTTCGTGagtaaaaagatatattttttatatagtatagatcGATGAATACATGCAATACAAATACTAATatgttatttctatttattaacaaaaaaattctaaaaaacgaggctaaatttaatttgtgagTGCAGGTAACTgcattgaattaattttctataggAGCGTGATTGAATAGTTAATTCAGCATGAATTGggaagttaaatatattttataaatttttggtattattaAATTGGTGTAGTGGTATCAAAACAATCACTTTGAGTCTAAAAAttctatttccttttttttataatagtattagTTGTTGTGATGcttgcataaaataaataaattttacgttttaaaatatattatgaataagagtaattatataaatcattacattacaataaaaaagaaagaaagaaagaaaagaaaattaatttattagttaatgtaaaattttaaaagttaaataagtaAGTTATCGTATCAgttgaagggtattttttattttcacaaaaaaatagtgGGTTTTGTAATTAAGTCTGAATGaccttcttttttataataactagCGGTATACGGATACTCGATATGTAtgtaaaatattcaaaaaaaaaaaaatttattgacaaGTTGGTTATCAATCATGGGTTAGTGGCTTCAAGAATATAAAAGTAACAAAAGTTAAGAAATTttgaggggtattttagtaaattcattaaaatacaataatttttttttataatagtataaatatatatagatgagaaTTGTTATGTAGTTTTGTGTGAAAGTGGTGATTTTAATAAgatagtaaattaatttatttaaggattatatttaaaaagataaattatactCGCATTCCTTAGAGTTACGacaaattgtataaatatgcCATGCGCTTTGTAAAGTACAAATATTATACGCTCCGATGGAGTGTGAAATACAACTTATTTCAAGGGtatttgtgaatttttatctctaaaagagtgtcaatataattttaaagggtgtatcttttaattatatggagtatttgtgtaattacactaaattttaagAGAACGTCAACgcaatttcatatttaaaaaataaaataaataagagagtaaaatagggaaaattacctaaattaattatatagttagTATAGTACGCTTGCagtatattagtatatatatttatttataattaattttatttaattaaatttgatttgagtaagaatttttgttggatcaaatttgagtaaaatagATAATGGAATTACCGTTAACAAAGTGAGCGTAAAGTTGCCACGTCCATGTCAATTTTGTCTGCAAACGGCATCGTATCTTTCTTCCCTGCAGCCCCAAGTAAGGGCAAAAACTTAAAACCAAAAGATGGCTGAAGAGCAAGGAAAGTATCAATGGCAATGCATGAATGAAAGAGATGCATGGGACTCAATCAACGGACAAAACGATGCATGGTAGCTGATGAAGGGCTAGGATTTATTGACATGACATGACTGTAGCTTCAGTTGTTTTCATGACAGGTCACAGGAAAATGTTGATTGGATAATCAATACTATGAAATGAATGACGTCGTTCCCTATTGGTTCAGACTTTGGCCCTTCACTATCGGTAGTTGGAATGCCCGTTaactaattcaattttttttttttttaaatcgaTGTTTGGTGCAattatacacaaatatttataatttgaaaaattatatctaatatttatgaggcttacttttattttataaataaatttttttattggcaAAAATgtctgattgacttattattgatttatcgtaggtcaaataaatatttttacgactaaattatccttatacattttcacgtattaatgcatgtgataaggtatattttcaccattatcAGGATAGTTTGgtgtgaaatttttatttgacttgcaataaatcaataataagtgaatttagcgtaaaaattaattttcgtcaaatattttttttatttgatattgaaaaactcaataaatttttgctaACGAGGGACTTATCTattagatagaagcaaacctcaaaagtattagatgtaattttttaaatcatgaagagtttacgtataattataccaaattttaggggTGCGGGTTTGGTTACCCCTAATATTTACTCACTggtgtttgattaaatttaattgaaatatcttataattgttttatattttataaaatgagaaaatatatatgtgtaaaattatatttttaaaaataaatatattatttattaattgccaaaaatattaaactcataattttgttagtaCTTGTATCATTGAAtcattagtataaattatattttcaaaaaacattGATATTAACCGTTTAATTGatgaagaaattatttaatttattatttgtcatTCACATCTAAATTTACTTGATAATGTTGAATAAACAAATAACTccttaaaaatgaatttttgcattttgtatttattaattattaattcaaaattaaaatataatataaaacgTCAAGGATACTAAATGTAACTTTTTAAACCACAGAAggtctacgtataattattccttcaaaaatattttgtaagtttaaaaatattaaattttattttacaaataaacttttgaagtgttttaataaatagaatacCTAAAGCTTATGAGATATTTGAGTGGTagacatatataataaactttttatattataatataatcaaaaaaattatcaaactattagaatttaaaattatataaattaatcctttaACCTGGgggaaaatgaaatatatactaacacgtgaaattattttttatttattagatattaaaattaaatagctTAAAAAGATCTTCTTGAAGAATATtggttgaatttattttttctttgacgagcttataagattctagacatcttatttttagatcttataaatattatttttttaattgtcgagctatgattaatttgtatttatcactatttttttctttcatcataGTAATTAATTGTAGCGAAAAATCATAATCTTCTAGTGTACCTATGTAATTACAACTTATGTCCGACAATTTACTCTCTCGGTGATTTTGATATCATTGTTTTAGCACTCACAAAGTTTAATCCCACAAGTCACAAAcacttgcaattttagttttagccacaaattttattaaatatttaataaagtacggtgattttattaaatcaatgaTAGTTACTTAATAGATCATGTGCGAATTACATGCCCCTTTCATTGAATTAATAGTTCTCTTGCAGGTTATTCTAACACCTATGTACATTAATATCCTTCATCATCCTTATAGGCGTAGCGGACACTACTCATAGGCGCATACTGAGCAAGACATTGGTACACTGGACCTCATTGTCATAGAATGCAACATGCTCCTGCCCAGGCTGATGATTTCGATGATGTCACTAGAAATATTTAAGATTGATGTTTTTCTTCACGACAGTAAGATTGATCATGTTACTTTCATTGATTGGTTTTTCCGAATCAGACTAACCTTCCACACCTTTCCACCGTTGTTTAtgcttgtcatataattgattattatgtttaatatCGATTACAAATTCGCTCCAATTTGCTTgataattttctcttatctcCCCCGTCGAACGACAATATTTTCAGACAAGGGGAAATGACGGGAAACATTCAAGGCCGACCTCATAATTGTCGGTCTATTTATCATAGGAGATAgagttttattaattcattactAATTTACAAACTATATATTACTTATGATCATTTcgttttttagtttaattatattagaattctttcaatgtaaatttataaatacatgtgCTAAActcattattcaatattttttactatcaaacgaatattttctattttttttagttttaacattattaatctaatttatagTACTTGTCCTGCATCCATTCCCCTAAAATAAGtcaatttatttagaaaaaaacccccaaaaagaataaaatttccACTCAAATTTGCTTGCCGTGAGTTTCAAAATATTACGAAAAACACTAAAATATTCTACGTACCACTATACTtttcgatattttttttataattatacataaatatttatacccttatttaaaaatcgagtaatcaacaatattaaaaattcaacatgCTAAAGCCTAATAATGAAATATCTCAATCAGTTAGGACAATGTCACAAAGTCACAATTTGGATTTTGTCGACTTTTCTCTTGGTCACGTTATGACAATTAATGTCATCACCCATATCCTTTCCCTAGTCTTCTCTCCCAACATTATAATTTCTATTGTTCCAccattattctttttcccttttattaatatttattgacaGTGAgtaaaaaatgctaaattagtattttaaaagaaataaaatcgTAATGGGATAAAACAGATAAATGAAGTTGAGTGCGGGTTTTTTTCATGTGTCCAAGTGTAATTAAGAGTTACCATCTTCGGATGGGGAGACCTGGTCTCAGGTACTGATTCTATACGGCCAAATCTGTTAGGTTTTGAGACTATAtctgtaatattaaatttagtaaagtagaggaccaaaaatatccaACTTCTTATCTTATTGAactattaattgtaatttctcttttttcttgtccTGAGCGGCCATGACACGGTGCTTTGAGCGTACAGGCGGCTAACGTTGCTACTTGCAGGAAGTCTTCCACTCGCTAGCAAGAGACCAAAAATTCTTAGGATGAGGACTTTTCAAATGTATGTCCTAATGCCTTTAATTCCAAAATGCTCACTGTTTGTAACTGTTTTCCACacagatattaattaatttggcaGGAAAATTTATAAGCAGCAAGTGGTCACCTAAACTTCTACAAGTAgttagtatttttagtcctgtaacttattctatttatatatttagttcttttttgacaaatttagttttgaacatctcatatttgatcaattttagcaaatttagttCTGTATTGACAAATTTTGTCCCTTTTATAccataataaatttcatttttgattttgtaactATGAGTCgttagaactaaaattgtaaataaatgactaaatttgttaaaaaatgaccaaatgCAAGATATTCAGGATTGAATTcgtcaaaataaaaactaaatgtGAAAATGAAGTAAGTTCATGACAAAAAATGCGaatgatataaaattataggaccaaaaatataattttgccatTCTACAGTCACAGCCCATCTCTATAAAAAGGAAGCTTTGTGAAGACAATTGCATCACTGCAGAGGCTTAAATCTTAGCTTTTACTATATATGGCTACTGCCTCGCATCATTTCATGTATGTAATGTTCATCTTGGGGCTGCTCATAATGGTCAGCCTCGACTTCGCAGGTCTGCTTCCTATCTCTTTTCCCTTAAAGGCCACTAAGAGAGTGTTAGGATTAtgttataaactttttaaattacaataaatttttctaaaatttattataattataaatattttattattatttgaaaatagcAAATTTCTTTCGAAATTAATGGCCGTATAACAAATACCCCTCTTGTGATCACAACCCATCGTCAGagatatttattagacgattgttaattttaaaaaatatttataatttttttaaacaacgaaagatatttgtaattatggtAAATCTCAACAGAGCCTTTTGTAATTCACCCTAAGTTCGATAAACTTGTCtggtaaatatttataagatttataagatttttgaaTAAGatgattatgattttataaggtctttttaagaaaaagttaaacccattttttttttttttttatgtaagaTCTTTTAATCCCTTTAATATctcaacattctcacaattttattctattttgttttcaCACTTTACATAACTTACGTTTTTCTTCCTAAAgcaaaaatatctattttatatgattaaaagtTTCTAATAGTTTGATGGTTTTTTTGGATCATGATTACTATATAAAAAGCTTTATAATATATTCGAGCACTTTGAGAgtttacatttaaaataaaatttaatatattaaaattttaaaatattttataagatataggagcttataagatgtttcaaataaatttaacgagacaccctataaatataatgattacGAACTTCGTGGGCAAAACTCTAAATAAAGATGGGTTCTATGTGCcgtttgaaattatttattacttgacaatttaataatatatttaatcattgTTAATTAAGCTActtctatattaattaattagtatacaAGTAGAAGAATGCATTTATATTTCTCTTATAGTTAATTCATTTACttgattaatcaaatatgtaaTCGAAATTAAGCCATAATTTACTTGACAAAATACACAAGTCGTCACAAAGTCTTACATTTATGTGCGATATTGTAAATTAGCCATCGTAGCAAGAAATACTTGCACGtttataatatgataaatgtgatacatattctaaaataaaaatcaatttatgatTGTATAGGGTGGTTAAAATATGTAGaacatttgaaataaatataacttacTATATCggtgtaaatatttaatagtataattggtatttcaaaattttgtgtcGTAAAATCACAAACTGCAAGTTATGAGTGagaaataacttttttattttattttttatattagtatagataaaaattacGTCGTTCACTTATATTTGCAAACCAATCACACATTTATGGGTAGAAGGGTCTAGtgaataacatatatttttttatcatacttTTGTGTCACAGTAATAAAAGAGATAAAcacgtatttttttttatattaaaaaatataaatttagtttaaaatttgaatcgcatacaatataatatgaatttaacATAGTGTATGATATGAATGTGTGACAGAAGAGTTTTTACCCACTCCAAGTTGGAGAAAGAGAGATGTTGGATTATAACCAAAACACCTTACCAAGAATTCTATATGTTCACTTATGATGCAGTTGCTCAGACAGGCGTTTGCTACGGAAGACTTGGGAATAATCTGCCTTCTTCGTCAGATGTTGTGGCTCTATACAACCAGAACAATATACGACGGATGAGAATCTACGATCCCCACCAGCCGACTCTCCAAGCTCTCAGAGGCTCCAACATTGAGCTAATGCTAGGTGTCCCAAACACCGATCTCCAAAACGTTGCTGCCAGCCAAGCCAACGCCAACACTTGGGTCCAAAACAACGTAAGAAATTACCCGAATGTCAGGTTTAGGTACATCGCTGTAGGAAACGAAGTCAGCCCGTTGAGGGGAGACACTTCTCAGTATGTCCAATTTGTTCTCCCGGCCCTGCAAAACATTCAGAATGCTATTTCTGCAGCTGGCCTGGGGAACCAAATCAAAGTCTCCACTGCCGTCGAGACAGGTGTTCTTGGAAACGCGTATCCTCCGGCAGATGGGGTCTTCAGGCCCAAAGTTGCACAATATCTCAATGGGATCATTCGTTTCTTAGTGAACAATCGTGCCCCTCTACTCGTCAACATATATCCTTACTTTTCTTATATTAGCAATAAAGCACAGATCAGTCTCCAATACGCTCTTTTTACGTCTGACGGGGTCGTTGTGCCTGGGGGGATACGGTATCAAAATCTTTTCTACGCGATCTTGGATGCAATGTATGCAGCACTAGAGAAGAGTGGCGGATCGTCCCTGGAAATTGTGGTGTCAGAGAGTGGTTGGCCATCTGCCGGAGGAGACTCGACTTCCATTGATAATGCTAGAACGTACAACACGAATTTGATTCAACGTGTGAAAAATGGGACGCCTAAGAGGCCTGGACGGGCTATAGAAACGTATATTTTCGCAATGTTTGATGAGAATCAGAAGAACCCTGAATATGagaagcattttgggatatTTTCTCCGGACAGACGAGCTAAGTATCCGATCAATTTTAACTAGTTGGATTACATGATGAACAAGTTTATCTACATAATAAGGACATTAGTAGTCCACAATTGCCTCTTTGTCTGAATAAGGACTTGTGTAGTTTGACTGAGACGTAAAGATTGCAAACGATATATTAAACTAAACTATTGGTGGAATGGAATTCTATCGCTATTTATAGGATAAGTTACAAGCTGCTCAACCttggtataattattaatattttctttattatttgaaaagttattaatattttttaaatttgatgaaattttataatttctggATAGAGGTTTCGAATTATAAACTTTgcttttactgtattttttataaaaaaatatcaaattttataaaaaatatcggACGagtagatgaaaaaatttgaaaaattgttcagttactacataaaaaataaataaacttgtaATTCATAGTCCACAAAGGTATTTTGGTAAGTTTATCAGAAGcaatgaatgaaaatctaacgtAGAATAATagagaataattaattgagttaGTCGTTAGAAAATCGTAAAAATTATGAGGTTATTGGAAAATCTTAGGAGAGTTGTTGTACTTTACCCTTTCAATATGAGCTTTCAAGGTACCAATCCctctatttttgttcaaaattaatGGTGCTTATTTGGGTTTATaagcttttcaaaatattttattagatatttaagagtttgttataaaaaatagttcggtatttttttttcttaaaaaattataaaatctcaaaaaagatttttagaatcttataaacttttaaaaagaaaaagataacttCAACAAATCTTTTTCTATAAGATTTTTAAGCTCTTTAGAGGGTTCaactttaataaatagaataaatatattaaagagaaattttttgtcctgagatgtgaaataattatacaaaaaatgcatttattatatgatatattatttagtaagagtgaaaaatcacatgataagtatattatatttattatatgattagttggatttgattaaatatcTGAATAAGAATCTTTCtatattaaaagaagaaaaaatgacaTATATCGTTAAATTGAGGGTATATGTAACATATAACTATTAACTTGTGTGGTCTGAATAATATAAGACGTGATTAATATTGAGTTGTTTATTGCCTTAAATTCAAACTAAATGTGAATCTTGACACTAATAAAGAAAAGTCCCTCCATGTTCAGAAACGACAATTAATAAGACCgtcacatcaattttttataaagtaaaaaatgcccttcataataaaataactaattaatttaaattttttaaatttacattaattgataaattattgtattttctttctttcttttgtaatatactgatttatatatcttactcttatttatacttatgaaaatattttatatgcatGTAGAAATGACGTGCCATAACGACTAGTTAACAAAAACTATTACTTGATCGAAAATAGGGGCTTCAAATTATCTATACCACCAACTTATTATAAATGTGGTCTATTAAtccttaataaattaaagggataattacactccccttcTCTAAAGTTTGgtttaattacatgtaaattttctgtagtttagcaaattacatctagcataCATGAAGTTGCTTcctctaataaataagtcacccattagtcaaaattacaccgaatttgttaatattaataaaaaaataaaaaaaattatatttaccttcaattgagttattattgacttattggatgtcaaataaatattttttttgaccaaattaccctcatacgtcttcacgcgttaatgcatgaaGAAGTATATCTTCGAtgttataaggataatttagtcttgaaaaaattgtttgacttacaataagttaataagtcaatccaaagtaaatatcaatttccaTTCAAattgttttgttaatatcagcaaatacaattaatttgacCAATGGAGGGAACataattgttagacgaaagcaaactttagGAATACTAAATGTAGTTTTTTAAACCACAGGGGGTTTACATATAGAATTATCCCTAAACATTTCAGTATTTTATGTTACAcagtttcaaattaatatttatgttaatcGTAAAACATTTCagtattttatgttttcaggaaattaattataattactttacGAATTTTAATCATGAACGATCAGTAAATgctaattatcaatttaaacatatacaactaataaataagtattattataatagacAAACGACTTGAGTGGACTAATATCAATGTGCTCGAAATTCTTGACatcaaaagattttaatttcGTCAATTAAATTAGACGTAATACGCATAAAATATCTCAATCTAGTGTGGAGTTTTTGGCATTTCTTTCCTGCTCGTATTGTGACCACTACTGTTCACCgatcacatcatcatcaatggCCGCGGCGACCTGAAATGTCCGGACTTTCAAGTCCACTTCTGCTCTAGTATTCTTTCCGCCAATTGCAATTAACATTTATTTCTCGtcaacttatttttcttaGTCTTCTATGACAGTTGCATCACTTTCAACCGTTGGATGACGAATCCGACAGGGGCTATCTTATTTTTCctaactttttgtt
The window above is part of the Sesamum indicum cultivar Zhongzhi No. 13 linkage group LG7, S_indicum_v1.0, whole genome shotgun sequence genome. Proteins encoded here:
- the LOC105166205 gene encoding glucan endo-1,3-beta-glucosidase, acidic-like, with amino-acid sequence MATASHHFMYVMFILGLLIMVSLDFAVAQTGVCYGRLGNNLPSSSDVVALYNQNNIRRMRIYDPHQPTLQALRGSNIELMLGVPNTDLQNVAASQANANTWVQNNVRNYPNVRFRYIAVGNEVSPLRGDTSQYVQFVLPALQNIQNAISAAGLGNQIKVSTAVETGVLGNAYPPADGVFRPKVAQYLNGIIRFLVNNRAPLLVNIYPYFSYISNKAQISLQYALFTSDGVVVPGGIRYQNLFYAILDAMYAALEKSGGSSLEIVVSESGWPSAGGDSTSIDNARTYNTNLIQRVKNGTPKRPGRAIETYIFAMFDENQKNPEYEKHFGIFSPDRRAKYPINFN